In Arthrobacter ramosus, one DNA window encodes the following:
- a CDS encoding quinone oxidoreductase family protein, translating into MTHAIIVRQAGGPEVLEVTEAEVPVPGPRELLVKVAAAGVNFIDTYQRSGIYKVEYPFTPGSESAGTVEAIGADVEDFAVGDRVATAEGSRSYAGYTLVDADKAVPVPDGVDDHTAAALPVQGMTAHYLINSSFRVEPGHTVLTHAGAGGVGLILTQLLKARGARVITTVSSDEKEALAREAGADEVLRYTGFADKVRELTDGEGVNVVYDGVGKDTFDGSLASLRIRGSLVLFGAASGPVPPFDPQRLNAGGSLSLTRPTLGHFLRNPQERRWRSAEVFGAAASGVLKVRIGGAYPLAEAGQAHRDLEARKTTGKLLLVP; encoded by the coding sequence ATGACGCATGCAATCATTGTCCGGCAAGCCGGAGGACCCGAAGTCCTCGAAGTCACCGAGGCAGAGGTTCCGGTCCCGGGCCCGCGCGAGCTCCTCGTCAAAGTTGCAGCCGCCGGAGTGAACTTCATTGACACTTATCAGCGCAGTGGCATCTACAAGGTTGAGTATCCGTTCACCCCTGGCTCCGAGTCGGCCGGCACCGTGGAGGCCATCGGCGCAGACGTCGAGGACTTCGCCGTCGGGGACAGGGTCGCTACCGCTGAAGGATCCCGTAGCTACGCCGGGTACACCCTGGTAGACGCTGACAAAGCGGTTCCGGTGCCGGACGGCGTCGACGACCACACAGCGGCAGCCCTGCCGGTGCAGGGAATGACAGCGCACTACCTGATCAATTCTTCTTTCCGTGTGGAACCGGGCCACACCGTCCTGACCCATGCCGGCGCCGGCGGCGTGGGACTCATCCTGACGCAGTTGCTCAAGGCCCGGGGCGCCCGCGTCATCACCACTGTCTCCTCGGACGAGAAGGAAGCCCTTGCCCGGGAAGCCGGCGCGGACGAGGTCCTGCGCTACACGGGATTTGCGGACAAAGTCCGCGAGCTGACCGACGGCGAAGGCGTCAATGTGGTGTACGACGGCGTCGGCAAGGATACTTTTGACGGTTCCCTTGCGAGCCTGCGCATCCGCGGCTCGCTCGTCCTGTTCGGGGCAGCGTCCGGACCCGTTCCTCCCTTTGACCCCCAGCGACTGAACGCTGGCGGATCGTTGTCCCTGACACGCCCGACGCTTGGCCACTTCCTCCGGAACCCGCAGGAGCGGCGCTGGCGTTCGGCCGAAGTCTTCGGGGCTGCAGCCAGCGGTGTGCTCAAGGTCCGGATTGGCGGAGCGTACCCGCTCGCCGAAGCCGGCCAGGCCCATCGCGACCTGGAAGCCCGCAAGACCACGGGCAAGCTACTGTTGGTCCCATAA
- a CDS encoding arginine repressor: MSTHPASQGASPATKTARQARITAILTGQSVRSQAELAALLADDGVQVTQATLSRDLVELGAVRVRGKDGALVYAVPGEGGDRNAKSGVTQEILDARLSRLCGELLVTAEASGNIVVLRTPPGAANFLALAIDHSVMPSVLGTIAGDDTLLLVARDPDGGAELAARFLQLAQEAGPGN; the protein is encoded by the coding sequence GTGTCCACTCATCCTGCGTCGCAAGGCGCCAGCCCCGCCACCAAGACTGCCCGGCAGGCGCGGATCACCGCGATCCTGACGGGTCAGTCGGTGCGCTCGCAGGCTGAGCTCGCGGCCTTGCTGGCGGACGACGGCGTGCAGGTCACCCAGGCGACCCTCTCCCGGGACTTGGTGGAACTGGGGGCGGTCCGCGTGCGCGGCAAGGACGGTGCACTGGTCTACGCGGTGCCCGGCGAGGGCGGTGACCGCAATGCGAAGAGCGGTGTCACCCAGGAAATCCTGGACGCGCGCCTGTCGCGCCTCTGCGGCGAGCTACTGGTCACCGCCGAGGCTTCGGGCAATATCGTGGTGCTGCGGACCCCGCCGGGTGCCGCCAACTTCCTCGCCTTGGCCATCGACCACTCGGTGATGCCGTCTGTATTGGGTACGATCGCAGGCGACGACACCTTGCTTTTGGTTGCCAGGGATCCCGACGGCGGCGCTGAGCTGGCAGCCCGATTCCTCCAGCTGGCCCAGGAAGCCGGACCGGGGAACTAG
- the argC gene encoding N-acetyl-gamma-glutamyl-phosphate reductase, with amino-acid sequence MTISVAVSGASGYAGGEVLRLLAGHPDVTIGAITAHSNAGSRLGELQPHLHGLASRILEDTSVENLAGHDVVFLALPHGASAGIAAQLPEGTLVIDAGADHRLEDPAAWEKFYGSEHAGTWPYGLPELPGQRDALKGAKRIAVPGCYPTSALLALTPGFANKLLQPDDVVIVSASGTSGAGKAAKVNLIGSEVMGSMSPYGVGGGHRHTPEIEQGLSNAAGEPVTVSFTPTLAPMSRGILTTATAKVKAGVTAAELRSAWAEAYDDEPFVHLLPEGQWPTTKSVQGSNHAVMQLAFDGHSGRVVVTCAIDNLTKGTAGGAVQSMNIALGLDESAGLNVQGVAP; translated from the coding sequence ATGACTATTTCTGTTGCCGTCTCCGGTGCCAGTGGCTATGCCGGGGGAGAGGTGCTGCGCCTCCTGGCAGGCCATCCGGACGTCACCATCGGTGCCATCACTGCGCACAGCAATGCCGGTTCCAGACTAGGGGAGTTGCAGCCGCATCTCCATGGTTTGGCCAGCCGGATTCTCGAGGACACCAGCGTGGAAAACCTCGCCGGGCACGATGTGGTGTTCCTGGCGCTCCCGCACGGAGCTTCCGCCGGGATCGCGGCACAGTTGCCGGAAGGCACGCTAGTGATCGACGCCGGCGCGGACCACCGGCTCGAAGACCCAGCGGCATGGGAAAAGTTCTATGGCTCGGAGCATGCAGGGACCTGGCCTTACGGGCTGCCGGAACTACCCGGCCAGCGCGACGCCCTGAAGGGGGCGAAACGGATTGCCGTGCCCGGCTGCTACCCGACGTCGGCCCTCCTCGCCCTCACGCCCGGCTTCGCCAACAAGCTTCTCCAGCCGGACGACGTCGTCATTGTTTCCGCCTCCGGCACCTCGGGCGCCGGCAAGGCGGCCAAGGTGAACCTCATCGGTTCCGAGGTCATGGGCTCCATGAGTCCCTATGGCGTGGGCGGCGGACACCGCCACACCCCCGAGATCGAACAAGGACTTTCCAACGCCGCCGGTGAACCGGTCACCGTGTCCTTCACTCCTACCCTCGCGCCCATGAGCCGCGGCATCCTGACCACGGCAACGGCCAAGGTCAAAGCCGGCGTCACCGCTGCCGAACTCCGCAGTGCCTGGGCTGAAGCGTACGACGACGAACCGTTCGTCCACCTGTTGCCCGAAGGCCAGTGGCCCACCACCAAATCGGTGCAGGGTTCCAACCATGCCGTCATGCAGCTGGCTTTCGACGGGCACTCCGGCCGCGTGGTTGTCACGTGCGCCATCGATAACCTGACCAAAGGGACCGCCGGCGGCGCTGTGCAGTCCATGAATATTGCCCTCGGCCTGGACGAATCCGCCGGCCTCAACGTCCAAGGAGTTGCCCCGTGA
- the argB gene encoding acetylglutamate kinase, whose translation MTAHTRENTSMSDAQDKAATLIEALPWIQRFAGTTMVIKYGGNAMVNEELRRAFAEDIVFLHHVGIHPVVVHGGGPQINSMLGRLGIESEFKGGLRVTTPEAMDVVRMVLTGQVGRELVGLINSHGPYAVGMSGEDGGLLRAVRAGTVVDGEEVDLGLVGEVVGVDPTGIEDILDAGRIPVISTVAPEILDEGDGTGSTTGQVLNVNADTAAAAVASALGASKLVILTDVEGLYANWPDKSSLISSLTATELREMLPRLESGMIPKMAACLKAIDEGVERAHIVDGRLPHSMLLETFTTAGIGTQVVPDEEVNS comes from the coding sequence ATGACTGCGCACACCCGCGAAAATACGTCGATGAGCGATGCCCAGGACAAGGCGGCCACCCTGATCGAGGCGCTGCCGTGGATCCAGCGCTTCGCCGGCACCACCATGGTGATCAAGTACGGCGGCAATGCCATGGTCAACGAGGAACTCCGACGCGCCTTCGCCGAGGACATCGTCTTCCTGCACCACGTGGGCATCCACCCCGTTGTCGTGCACGGCGGCGGCCCGCAGATCAACTCCATGCTGGGCCGGCTAGGCATCGAGTCCGAATTCAAGGGCGGCCTGCGCGTCACCACCCCCGAGGCCATGGACGTGGTCCGCATGGTGCTCACCGGACAAGTAGGCCGCGAACTCGTGGGCCTCATCAACTCCCACGGACCCTACGCCGTCGGCATGTCCGGTGAAGACGGCGGACTCCTGCGTGCCGTACGCGCCGGCACCGTGGTGGACGGGGAAGAAGTGGACCTGGGCCTGGTGGGCGAAGTGGTGGGTGTTGATCCCACGGGTATCGAGGACATCCTCGACGCCGGCCGCATCCCGGTGATTTCCACGGTTGCCCCCGAGATCCTTGACGAAGGGGACGGCACGGGCTCTACTACGGGGCAGGTCCTTAACGTCAACGCGGACACCGCGGCTGCGGCGGTTGCCTCAGCGCTGGGCGCATCCAAGCTCGTCATCCTGACCGACGTCGAGGGTCTCTACGCCAACTGGCCGGACAAGTCCTCGCTCATCTCCTCGCTGACGGCCACGGAGTTGCGGGAGATGTTGCCGCGCCTGGAGTCCGGCATGATCCCGAAAATGGCCGCCTGTTTGAAGGCCATCGATGAAGGAGTGGAGCGGGCGCACATCGTGGATGGCCGCCTGCCGCACTCCATGCTCCTGGAAACCTTTACGACCGCGGGCATCGGAACCCAGGTTGTCCCCGACGAGGAAGTGAACTCATGA
- the argF gene encoding ornithine carbamoyltransferase: MNTATRHFLKDTDLTPAEQAEVLELAVRMKAAPYSVQPFAAAGNGRKTVAVIFDKTSTRTRVSFATGIADMGGNALIINPGEAQIGHKESVEDTAKVLERMVSTIVWRTSAHSGLVAMAENSRVPVINALCDDYHPCQLLADLLAVKEHKGELKGLTMAYLGDAANNMANSYLLAGVTAGMHVRISGPEGYLPAADIVAAAEERAAETGGSVLITADATEALRGADVVATDTWVSMGQEAEKEARMQLFREYSVDEAAMAHAAPDAVVLHCLPAYRGYEISAGVIDGPQSIVWDEAENRLHAQKALMAWLMHRSGLAFVDGLSPVEGTVPPGKSAAESTF, translated from the coding sequence GTGAACACCGCCACACGTCACTTCCTCAAGGACACGGACCTCACTCCGGCCGAGCAAGCCGAAGTGCTCGAGCTCGCAGTACGGATGAAAGCCGCTCCGTACAGCGTCCAACCGTTTGCAGCTGCCGGCAATGGGCGCAAGACCGTCGCCGTCATCTTCGACAAGACCTCCACCCGTACCCGCGTGTCCTTCGCCACCGGCATCGCCGACATGGGTGGCAACGCGCTCATCATCAATCCGGGCGAGGCGCAGATCGGCCACAAGGAGTCGGTGGAGGACACGGCGAAGGTCCTCGAACGCATGGTCTCCACCATCGTGTGGCGCACTTCGGCGCACTCCGGCCTCGTAGCCATGGCCGAAAACTCCAGAGTTCCCGTCATCAATGCCCTGTGCGATGACTACCACCCCTGCCAGTTGCTGGCAGACCTCCTGGCAGTCAAAGAGCACAAGGGCGAACTCAAGGGCCTCACCATGGCCTACCTGGGCGACGCCGCGAACAACATGGCCAACTCCTACCTGCTGGCGGGCGTCACGGCGGGAATGCACGTCAGGATCTCGGGTCCGGAAGGCTACCTGCCGGCCGCCGACATCGTTGCGGCAGCGGAAGAACGCGCCGCCGAGACCGGCGGTTCCGTGCTCATCACCGCCGACGCCACGGAAGCCCTCCGTGGTGCCGACGTCGTCGCTACCGATACCTGGGTGTCCATGGGCCAGGAAGCCGAAAAAGAAGCCCGCATGCAGCTCTTCCGCGAGTACTCGGTGGACGAGGCCGCCATGGCACACGCCGCACCGGACGCCGTCGTGCTCCACTGCCTGCCCGCCTACCGAGGCTATGAAATCTCCGCCGGTGTGATCGACGGGCCCCAGTCCATCGTCTGGGACGAGGCCGAGAACCGCTTGCACGCCCAGAAGGCGCTCATGGCCTGGCTGATGCACAGGTCGGGACTCGCATTCGTCGACGGGCTTTCCCCCGTTGAAGGTACCGTTCCTCCCGGAAAAAGCGCTGCGGAGAGCACGTTCTAG
- a CDS encoding acetylornithine transaminase, translated as MTANEAELVETPANAIAGHSTGADWLARYSSSLMGVFGTPQRVLVRGAGALVWDADGKEYLDLLGGIAVNALGHAHPFVTSVIASQLATLGHVSNFFTSPTQIALAEKLLAITKAPAGSKVFFANSGTEANEAAFKLARRNSEAPAGAKSAKRTKIIALEGAFHGRTMGALALTAKEAYRAPFEPLPGGVVHLPFGDIEALRAAVDETTAAVFLEPIQGEAGVRPLSVEYLRAAREATTAVGALLILDEVQTGIGRTGKWLASEDAGIVPDAVTLAKGLGGGFPVGALITFGEPTSSLLTAGQHGTTFGGNPVATAAALATLHAIENQGVLANVLNVGARLRAGLSDVDAVTEVRGEGLLIGFDLDADIAPAMVTAALDAGFIINSPGPRTIRLAPPLILTAEQADSFLDALPGIIKAAAAQTAAPLNAAPLNAAPLNAKDAQ; from the coding sequence ATGACCGCCAACGAAGCAGAACTGGTCGAAACGCCCGCAAACGCTATAGCTGGGCACAGCACGGGAGCCGACTGGCTGGCCCGCTATTCGTCTTCGCTCATGGGCGTCTTCGGCACTCCGCAGCGGGTCCTGGTCCGTGGTGCAGGGGCCCTTGTGTGGGATGCCGACGGCAAGGAATACCTTGACCTCCTGGGGGGCATCGCCGTCAACGCCCTGGGCCACGCCCACCCGTTCGTCACCTCGGTCATTGCGAGCCAGCTGGCCACCTTGGGCCACGTCTCCAATTTCTTCACGAGCCCCACGCAGATCGCCCTCGCCGAGAAACTGCTGGCCATCACCAAGGCTCCTGCCGGATCCAAGGTGTTCTTCGCGAACTCCGGCACCGAGGCCAACGAAGCTGCGTTCAAGCTGGCACGCCGCAACAGCGAAGCGCCTGCCGGTGCCAAGTCAGCCAAGCGCACGAAGATCATTGCCCTTGAAGGTGCCTTCCACGGCCGCACGATGGGTGCGTTGGCGCTGACCGCCAAGGAAGCGTACCGGGCGCCATTCGAGCCGCTGCCCGGCGGCGTCGTCCACCTTCCTTTCGGCGACATCGAGGCCCTCCGTGCCGCCGTCGACGAAACCACGGCCGCAGTGTTCCTCGAGCCCATCCAGGGCGAAGCGGGCGTCCGCCCGCTCAGCGTCGAGTACTTGCGGGCGGCCCGCGAAGCCACCACCGCCGTCGGCGCGCTCCTGATCCTGGACGAGGTCCAGACCGGCATCGGCCGGACAGGAAAATGGCTGGCGAGCGAAGACGCCGGAATCGTCCCCGACGCCGTGACCCTCGCCAAGGGCCTGGGCGGAGGCTTCCCGGTCGGCGCGCTCATCACTTTCGGCGAGCCGACGTCGTCGCTCCTGACGGCAGGCCAGCACGGCACCACGTTCGGCGGGAACCCGGTGGCCACGGCCGCCGCACTCGCCACCCTGCATGCCATCGAAAACCAGGGCGTGCTGGCGAACGTGCTCAACGTCGGCGCTCGCCTGCGGGCAGGACTGTCCGACGTCGACGCCGTCACCGAAGTGCGGGGCGAAGGCCTCCTGATCGGTTTCGACCTTGACGCCGACATCGCTCCAGCCATGGTGACCGCCGCGCTCGACGCAGGCTTCATCATCAACAGCCCCGGCCCGCGCACCATCCGGCTGGCTCCGCCGCTCATCCTGACCGCCGAGCAAGCCGACAGTTTCCTCGACGCGCTGCCCGGCATCATCAAGGCTGCGGCAGCCCAGACCGCTGCACCCCTGAACGCTGCACCCCTGAACGCTGCACCCCTGAACGCTAAGGACGCACAGTGA
- the argJ gene encoding bifunctional glutamate N-acetyltransferase/amino-acid acetyltransferase ArgJ, producing the protein MTITAPQGFRAAGVKAGIKASGNPDLALVVNDGPLKAAAAVFTSNRVAAAPVHWSRQVLSDGRVDAVVLNSGGANACTGPQGFQNTHATAEKVAAVLGISASDVVVCSTGLIGEQLPMDKIIPGIDAAFAELSENGGPAAATAIMTTDSVAKEAVFTGTDAAGNTFTVGGIAKGAGMLAPGLATMLVVLTTDAQVPAEELDVVLRDATRVTFDRADSDGCMSTNDTVVLLASGASEAIPSAEQLGAGITQVCAELARKLIGDAEGASHDIAIRTFNAASERDAEIVSRSVARSNLFKTAIFGKDPNWGRVLSSVGTTDAVFEPDQLNVSMNGIQICRNGSIGDDRNLVDLEPREVLVEIDLQAGDAEATIWTNDLTHEYVHENSAYSS; encoded by the coding sequence GTGACCATCACCGCCCCCCAGGGATTCCGGGCCGCCGGCGTCAAAGCCGGCATCAAGGCATCGGGCAATCCCGACCTCGCCCTGGTTGTCAACGACGGCCCCCTGAAAGCAGCAGCAGCCGTTTTCACGTCCAACCGCGTCGCCGCGGCTCCCGTGCACTGGTCCCGCCAGGTTCTCTCCGACGGGCGCGTTGACGCGGTCGTGCTGAATTCCGGCGGCGCCAACGCGTGCACCGGTCCGCAGGGATTCCAAAATACGCACGCTACGGCCGAGAAAGTGGCGGCCGTCCTCGGGATCTCCGCCTCCGACGTCGTGGTCTGCTCAACCGGCCTCATCGGTGAGCAACTGCCCATGGACAAAATCATCCCGGGCATCGACGCAGCGTTCGCGGAGCTCTCCGAGAACGGCGGTCCCGCGGCCGCCACGGCGATCATGACCACGGACAGCGTGGCGAAGGAAGCAGTCTTCACCGGCACCGATGCCGCAGGCAACACGTTCACGGTCGGGGGCATCGCGAAGGGCGCCGGCATGCTGGCACCGGGCCTCGCAACCATGCTGGTCGTGCTCACCACTGATGCCCAGGTCCCGGCGGAAGAGCTCGACGTCGTGCTCCGCGACGCCACGCGCGTCACCTTCGACCGCGCGGACTCGGACGGTTGCATGTCCACCAACGACACTGTCGTCCTGCTGGCCTCCGGGGCCTCTGAGGCCATCCCGTCCGCCGAGCAGCTTGGTGCCGGAATCACCCAGGTCTGCGCCGAGCTTGCCCGCAAGCTGATCGGCGACGCCGAAGGCGCCAGCCACGACATCGCCATCCGCACGTTCAACGCAGCGAGCGAGCGCGACGCCGAAATCGTCAGCCGTTCCGTGGCCCGCTCCAACCTCTTCAAGACCGCCATCTTCGGCAAGGACCCCAACTGGGGCCGCGTCCTGTCCTCGGTGGGCACCACGGACGCCGTCTTCGAGCCGGACCAGCTCAACGTCTCCATGAACGGCATCCAGATCTGCCGCAACGGCAGCATCGGCGACGACCGCAATCTGGTTGATCTCGAGCCCCGCGAGGTGCTCGTGGAAATCGACCTGCAGGCCGGCGACGCCGAGGCCACCATCTGGACCAACGACCTCACGCACGAGTACGTGCATGAGAACAGCGCCTACTCGAGCTAG
- a CDS encoding fatty acid desaturase family protein, whose product MSPTSTTERPTKGVRPPNAVVLSYSELLKTVRAEGLLKRRVGFYISVFAALVLLLTGTWFGFALIGHSWYQLLIAAALGILCTQLSFLAHEAGHRQIFASRRANDWSARILATSVAGISYSWWEQKHGAHHNNPNVISKDPDIKTGALAFHVEAAAGRQGRFAFLTRRQGWFFFPLLMLLGISLQWESLMYICRPGAIKHRWVETPILLARLLALPVLAFTFLPLGMAFAFLGVQIMVFGFYMGASFAPNHKGMPVLPTDSRVDFLRRQILTARNISGGPFMNILLGGLNHQAEHHLFPDMARPHLRRASEIVRSYCEKHSIAYTETTLMQSYAIVVRYLNEVGLAAGRGFDCPVASAHGRG is encoded by the coding sequence ATGTCACCGACTTCCACCACGGAACGTCCCACTAAGGGCGTCCGGCCGCCCAACGCCGTCGTCCTCAGCTACTCCGAGCTCCTCAAGACCGTCCGCGCGGAAGGGCTTTTGAAGCGCCGCGTCGGCTTTTATATCAGCGTTTTTGCTGCTTTGGTCCTCCTGCTGACCGGTACCTGGTTCGGCTTCGCGCTGATCGGCCACAGCTGGTACCAGCTTCTCATCGCCGCTGCCCTGGGCATCCTTTGCACCCAGTTGAGCTTCCTGGCCCATGAGGCCGGCCACCGCCAGATTTTTGCCTCCCGCAGGGCCAATGACTGGTCCGCCCGCATCCTGGCCACTTCGGTTGCCGGCATCAGTTACTCCTGGTGGGAACAGAAGCACGGCGCACACCACAACAATCCGAACGTGATTTCCAAGGACCCGGACATCAAGACCGGAGCCTTGGCCTTCCACGTTGAAGCCGCCGCAGGCAGGCAGGGACGCTTCGCGTTCCTCACGCGCCGGCAAGGCTGGTTCTTCTTCCCGCTCCTCATGCTGCTGGGCATCAGCCTGCAGTGGGAGTCGCTGATGTACATCTGCCGGCCCGGAGCCATCAAGCACCGCTGGGTAGAGACCCCCATCCTTCTGGCACGGCTTCTCGCACTGCCGGTCCTCGCCTTCACCTTCCTGCCGCTTGGGATGGCATTTGCGTTCCTGGGCGTCCAGATCATGGTGTTCGGCTTCTACATGGGTGCTTCCTTCGCCCCGAACCACAAGGGCATGCCGGTTCTGCCGACCGACTCGCGCGTCGATTTCCTGCGTCGCCAGATTCTGACTGCCCGGAACATCTCCGGCGGGCCCTTCATGAACATCCTCCTGGGCGGCCTCAACCACCAGGCGGAACACCACCTGTTCCCCGACATGGCCCGCCCCCACTTGCGCCGCGCCTCGGAGATCGTTCGAAGCTACTGCGAGAAGCACTCCATTGCCTACACCGAAACCACGTTGATGCAGTCGTACGCCATCGTCGTGCGCTACCTCAATGAGGTAGGACTCGCCGCGGGCCGCGGCTTTGACTGCCCTGTTGCATCCGCGCACGGCAGGGGCTGA